The Dehalococcoidales bacterium genomic sequence ACCGTTTCCAACGCGGCCGGCAGTGATGAGGAAGTGAAAGAGAACCATATTTCGGTTTCGGAACCGGAACTAACGCTGCTCTGGGGGCCATATCTCACTAATACGACGACTTCAGAGACGATTATTAATCTGAAGACCAGCCTACCCACCAATGCCACCGTGGAATACGCCGCCGAGACTGATTACGTCGCTACCGGTAGTTATGACTGTAGTTGCAGCGACGGTCTGTATACCGATCTGCACCATATTCCGCTCACGGGACTGGAACCGGGTACAGCGTATCGCTACCGGGTAATCTATGGTGCGGAATCGACCGAAGACTATGTGTTCCGGACCTTCCCATCATCCGGCCCTATCACATTTGCGGTCTATAGTGATTCCCAGGATCAGTTACCCCTCTTCAGCCAGGCGGAGAGGCATAAACTGGTTGCCGATCGAATTGCAGAGGAGTCCGATGTGCTTTTCGTACTCCATGCCGGCGACCTGGTCAATGACGGCAACAGTCTAGCGGACTGGAACCGCTATTTCGATGCCGCCCGGCTGATGATGTCCGGCACCACGGTTTATCCGGCCCTCGGCAACCATGAAAACGACAGCCTCATTTACTATGAAGCCTTCGGCCTGCCGTCGTACTACTCGTTCGATTGCGGCGACGCTCATTTTTCGGTTCTGGACAGCAATGACCTGAGTGCAGTGACCTCTCAGGCTCAATGGCTGGAAGACGACCTCGCTACCTCCGGGCTGTGGAAATTCGCCTCTTTCCACCATCCGATGTATACCTCTGAGGCCGAGCACTTCGGCGGCTGGGTCGAGGTATTTACTGAGTGGTATGATTTATTCAATTCCTATGCTATCGATGCCGTGTGGAACGGCCATATACATGCCTACGAGCGGTTTATTGACAATGATATTCCCTACTGTGTCATCGGTACCGGCGGCGGACCGCTCTATGTTCTGGGCGAAGCCAGGTACGACGGCTACCAGAATAGCCTGGAGCATAGCCTGGCCTACGCCCGGGTAACCGTCGATCCGGATGATGATATTGCGACGGTCCAGATTATACGGGTTGCCGATATTGCTCCGGATAATAGCCAGGTTACCACGCTTTACCCACCCGGTACGGTATTTGAGACTTTTGTTCTGGCCCATCCTCCGGCAGTAGATGCCGGCCCCGATGCCTCGGTTCTATCCGGTGAGGTCTTCAGCCTCAGTGCCGGATTCAACGATCCCGGGGTTAACGATAGTCCCTGGATATATACCATCGATTGGGGTGATGGTTCTCCATCGACCACCGGCACCAGTGATATTCAAGGCAGCGGCGTTATTGAAGTATTTCATCAGTTCTCCGTACCAGGCACATATGATGTTCTGGTAACGGTAAGCGATAATGACGGCGCGACAGGCAGGGATACCCTTTGCGTTGAGGTGGGGCCGTTTTCCTTCACGATTGACCGTATGATGATTAACTTTACCTGGTTGAGACCCCATACTCAGGATACTATTGCTGCCAGCGGCAGCTTCCATCTGCCCGAGGGGGCTGTCTATGACCTTAACGAAGACGATGTCTGTATCGAAATCGACGGCGTGAGTATAGTGATACCGGCGGGTTCATTCAAGAAACTCGGCCGGTGGGAGAATTACACCTACAGCTCGTCGTGGCGAGGCGGCCCTAAGGTTACGATGAGGCTCGATTTCATGAGGGGAGACTGGAGTATTAATGTCAGGGATATCGATGCCGGTGCGGTTGATAATAGCGACGGCGTCGACGTTAGACTGCGTATCGGTTCCCTGACCGGAGCACAGCATATCGAGATGCGTGTCGATAGCCTGTCAAGCGGATAGGTTTAACACGGATAGAACAACTTAAATGATATCGGAGAAATGGCGATAAGAAACCGAATAGTTGGCCCGGGGCTCTAAGGAGGTAACAGATGGGAAAAATTATGCAGAAGATACCGATACTGGCAATAGGCTCGGTGATTACATTGGCATCGACTTTGCTGATGCCCGCTGCTC encodes the following:
- a CDS encoding PKD domain-containing protein, which encodes MKRIFKQASVLLSIVLFSVALLNCASPVFAAGPTTSVTITKYDPYGNVIAQETVDYEYMECNLPVYGDGITHYYHQGPTFDSADLWDPGEMVNVDSRDYGAAMGTDVKDLCEIVGGASSGDTIRVRAADNFAKWFDYEDVYSPEPEQGRMVVCWYNESFGGYVPDYSTGMRLIFFSETLTPDGKYVFGNWDMHETLPASRWHYYYDGNFWPSSSGLSVQTVSNIDIFQPGLVSCNALGEADEDFYPGETVYVKARGLAAETDYSIWIQDREIINNDNLSSAGDPSAGQEMVRTDGNGDFGPVAVWVIDTAATSADYDIVADNQAQGEPAKYESGCDEIDNPGWKGFAVVAGSVPPAADFSADVISGVVPLSVNFSDQSSGQPASWAWDFDNDGDVDSSMRNPSYTYTEPGTYTVKLVVSNAAGSDEEVRTDYIAVMPAVPPTAAFSNDVISGAAPLTVSFTDQSSGQPTSWAWDFDNDGNVDSNLRSPSYTYTEPGVYTVKLTVSNAAGSDEEVKENHISVSEPELTLLWGPYLTNTTTSETIINLKTSLPTNATVEYAAETDYVATGSYDCSCSDGLYTDLHHIPLTGLEPGTAYRYRVIYGAESTEDYVFRTFPSSGPITFAVYSDSQDQLPLFSQAERHKLVADRIAEESDVLFVLHAGDLVNDGNSLADWNRYFDAARLMMSGTTVYPALGNHENDSLIYYEAFGLPSYYSFDCGDAHFSVLDSNDLSAVTSQAQWLEDDLATSGLWKFASFHHPMYTSEAEHFGGWVEVFTEWYDLFNSYAIDAVWNGHIHAYERFIDNDIPYCVIGTGGGPLYVLGEARYDGYQNSLEHSLAYARVTVDPDDDIATVQIIRVADIAPDNSQVTTLYPPGTVFETFVLAHPPAVDAGPDASVLSGEVFSLSAGFNDPGVNDSPWIYTIDWGDGSPSTTGTSDIQGSGVIEVFHQFSVPGTYDVLVTVSDNDGATGRDTLCVEVGPFSFTIDRMMINFTWLRPHTQDTIAASGSFHLPEGAVYDLNEDDVCIEIDGVSIVIPAGSFKKLGRWENYTYSSSWRGGPKVTMRLDFMRGDWSINVRDIDAGAVDNSDGVDVRLRIGSLTGAQHIEMRVDSLSSG